DNA sequence from the Gadus morhua chromosome 21, gadMor3.0, whole genome shotgun sequence genome:
TGTGCGCTCACTGGCTactgtgaggggggagggggggaagggggactctgattggctgtgatgATATTGTGTCACCACCTTCTCCAGGTGCTCTTTGCTGATGAGGGCGCCGTTGTTGCTGCCGGGATCCGACGGTGCACCCGTCTTCCACTTTCTGGCCGCCGCCACAAATTTCTCCAGGAACTGCGGGTATATACTCCGCTCTACATAGACCCTGCTGGTGCACAGGCAGATCTCCCCCTGGAAGGGAGGAAATACAGAAGATAGAAAGCAAAGAAAGGGGAAAAGAAGGGGGTTTGGGGAATTGGTGGAGGTTACAAGAGGACGAGTTGCAGTCGTCTCGTGACAAAACATGAGCTATGGGCTCCCTCTTGTGGCAGTCATGGTGAACAGCATATCATTTCAGGCAAGATAAACCTGATTAATGGCTAATTTAGGGCAAAATGTATAGTTACAATGCAATTAACGAGTACATCCGATTATAAATTTGTGCTTTATACACACTATACTTTAGGTTTTACTACACACAgtgtaaaaacaacaacaactaggCCTATATTTGAATGGAGGGAGTGCACCGATTGGCTGAGCTTGGTCTCGGTCCTCACCTGATTGGAGAAGCTGGAGCGAACCGTGGTGGCAACACACTGCTCCAGGTCTGCGTCGGCGAAGATCAGTGCTGGGTTTTTACCCCCCAACTCTAACGACAGCTTCTTGCAGTACGGGGCGCTCCGCTCCGTGATTCGCTGCGCTGTTGCCGTGGAGCCAGTGAAGGACACCAATGGGACGTCGGGGTGGCCCACTAGGGTGTCACCGGCTTTGGGCCCGCTGCCGAACACAATGTTGATGACTCCGGGGGGAACCCCTGCAGCACACAGCAGCACACAGCAGTGGAGACACATTTATCATACAAACGTACATTCTACAAATGAAGAATATAAACATTGTTCCATATATTGAACACCTACACTATGAGCAAAAGAATATAAACAATGGGGTAGGATGAGAGGAAACAGCTCAGGGTTTGATATTATATTTTAAGTAATAACAGTGGGATGTGGTCCCCTTGCTgacatttttattgatttttgacTGTAGGTGAGATTCAACCCCCTTAATTTGGCTGTAATTTGATAGAACTGCCTTGGCCATTCATCAGCTATGAGTGAGTAAAACTCTCTGTGACAAATTATGTGCTGGCTGACTGCTCCTGCCTCTGGCAATTTAGTTATTAGATCAATCCCAGCTCATTTCTGACTAATCAGGGGATCCTTTCCTTGATTGGTACACAAATCCCTTTTGCCTGAAAATCACAGGTACGTGAAATGGAGCTATTCTAATTGGCAGACAAACGTAGATTGAAGGGGAATTTATTCAGGTTGTTTATATTTTTCaatcttttattattataaatgacTCTCCATTGTTTCCTACAGCCGCTTTACTTGTATAACGGCGTGCATGGCATCAGTGTGACCGTACCTGCTTCCTGCATTAACTTGCACATCATCCAAGCTGTGACGGAGGTCATCTCGCTAGGCTTTGCTACCACAGTGTTGCCCGCGGCAACAGCAGGGGCAATCTTCCAGGTGAGCAGGTAAAGGGGGAGGTTCCATGGGCTGATCAGGccagctatacacacacacaatatttacATGTATAAAAAatcatatgagagagagagagagagagagagagagagagagagagagagagagagagagagagagagagagagagagagagagagagagagagagagagacattcaggAGGGAAAGCAGAGTGTTCTCATTACCTGTAATCATTTTGGATGCACCCATTCTTCATCCTATTCCTCATGTGCCCTAtttgctcctcctcttctttctccctAACCTCTGTGACCTCATCCTCTAACACATCAATGATGACTTGACAGATATCAATGCAGAGAAGATCGAAGGGCTGGACCAAAGCAAACTAGTCTGTAGGGAACTGCCAATTGCCCACAGGCAAACCTAACATACACCACACCCAGGCCTGTCTCACCCACGCCCAGGCCTATCTCACCcactcccacacccacacccacacacaggcctgTCTCACCcactcccacacccacacacaggcctgTCTCACCCACTCCCACAGGGCTCCGGACGGTGTAGTTGAGGCAGCCCATGTGGTCCATCTGGGTGGAGTCGTTGGTGTGGTGGAGCACGGACGAGGCGAAGAAGCGGAAGTTGTGGACCGACCGGGGGATGTCCACTGTGCGGGCGAACGCCAGCGTCTTGCCTGGAACCGGAGCACCACAGAGAGAAGGACGCAGTGAAACACCCGCATGCTTTCTGCACCGGTACACAGGGGATGGGATGTTGTTTCATCCCCCGGAATATGGGGAAAGACTTGGAGAAAGTACAGTAAAACACGCTGATGGTGGCGGGCCTCTATCATTTACCACATGGCTTATCACGTTTACGAATAGCCTAGTGTTGAAATATGCCGTTTTGAATATGTTGCATGATATATGTTAACTTTCAACAATATCCAGGCTTTGCAGAATGGATGAACTGGCCTTTATCTGCAAAGAAAAGTGCAATTACAGTGATTGAATGCATAACAATGCCGTCTCGAATCCGACCAGACACCGGTGCTTGTGAAATAGATCGGATTCGACCCTCAAATGACTGATTGCATGCTTACCAAGGGTGTGTACTTTTTAATCACAGCGACTATGCCAGTGATTATAACATCAGTCATTTAAATATTCAAAAGGCAGATTTTTGTAGGACTTTATTTTGTTGACTACTAACAACACcaagaaaacacacagaccTTGATCTTTGGACTCAGCCTGAGCAAACTCGTCCAGGTTGGCTTCGATTAGGTCAGCCAGCTTGTTGAGAACCTGAGCCCGTTGCTCGGGGCTACGGCttgaccaatcagggaaggCCTCTTTGGCCGCTGCCACTGCTGCATTCACCTGTAGTTTTTTTGGAGGGTCCAGATGTATTGTTGTAAAATGTCCAACATAGTGTATGGTTACTTAGAGTACTTTGGAGTTTCTATAAAGGTCCAAGCACACATGAGGTCAGTTCGTAGAAAAAATAATCTCTTGATTGCTGCGACTAGTGTAATGATTTTGATTACTTTGCTGCGGTTTCATTGATTGTAATTACACCTCCATACGTAGGTTTTAGACCTGTTATACAAAACTAAATGAAGGCTTATTGTGAACATTGCAACCATTTCTCTCCACTGGCTTGGATAACCGGCTCTGCACTGACCTATGGTCAGGAGTTTACTGATTAACCTCAAGGCCAAGAGCAAAGGTGCCTTTTGAATAAACTAGGGCATGATTAGGAATAACATAAGATAACCCAAAAGTTGATATcagtgttaataataataattattattaataataatgtgtaaAATATTCTACAGATTTGAAACATGAGTTATGAACAAAGGAAAAAAATCCAGAAGCATTGTTGCCTTCAACATGTAACGATGTCGGCAATGAATGCAATGTTGCACGGGTAAACAACAAGACGTGTGTTGTTTTATTAGAGCGGCAGACTCACCTCATCCTGACCGCTGTCTGGCACACTGCAGTACACCTGGCCGGTCGACGGGTCGTAGGAGTCAATGGAATCCCCACAAGCGACAAACTTTCCTCCGATGTAATTTTCTAAAACCAAGTGGGTCTGGTGCTCGGATGAAGTCGACATCGTGGTGATCAACTAATAAACCACAAAAGGTCATAAGACAAGAAACAGAACTAAATCTCTTGGCCAAAGAAATGttcaaggctgtgattggctcccTGGGATCCGAGAACACACAGCCCACAGTAGGGGAAAGTGAAACAACAGAGACCACGTGTTAACCAAGGTCAAGGTCTTATCAAGCAATAATTACCCCCGTAGGCTGCATGTATGCATTTATTGCTGTAGCAATTGAATTCAGaaagacatatatatattctttaaataatatatatagttaaattatatgtatatatatgtttttattattatttaattttttaaccctaacccttttttttgcAGTATGCAAGGGACTGCAAACGGTGTGCCCACTCTGCAAATGTCCACCTCGCAAGTGTTGACCCCAggttttatttttaacatgaAAGGGGAAGCAGGTGAGGGCAGTGAAGGACTTCGCCACAGCAAACACACCGTTGTTGGTCAAACATTGCGCTCTGAGCTGCTGGGCTGCTGTGATGGCCTCCCTTACCGTTTTATGTTTTCTTCGCAGGTGCAACCTCAAGTTGCGCCTTCTCAGGGTTAACCCACAGTGACGACATTTCACTGTGGGTCTCTGGCTCTGAGGTGGTGGCCGCTCGGGGCAtttaggaggaagagagaggagggaggttgctgctggtgttggtgatggtgaagGAGACCCCGCTTTAATTTGTTGTTGTGTACCTTTGGAAGAAGTGGGACATGTTAtcatagttgttgttgttgttcaggATTGTTTAGTGCCGTCCACATTTATGGAGATCCTATTTCTAAAGAAGATCCAAAAAGGGGTGTCAGTAGATACATTTATCCTCTGAAGTTGTGTATAACCTATGGAAGTATGTACACTGtgctactactaataatagtactactactactacttgcAATTGCAGAGAGGTCTTGCAAAGCCAGAAGAAAATGTGTCAATCAAAGTCAATTTAGAGTCTAAGTTTCAAAGtttctacagacagacagacagacagacagacagacagacagacagacagacagacagacagacagacagacagacagacagacagacagacagacagacagacagacagacagacagacagacagagagagagagagagagagagagagagagagagagagagagagagagagagagagagagagagagagagagagagagagagagagagagagagagagagagagagagagagagagagagagagagagagagagagagagagagagatggtgacaGAGCCAGCCTGGTCTATGCCCCTTAGGTCTTAGGACGATTGTGTGTAGTCGTTCAACATTTGAACGGCATTCCTATGTCAAGTGGTTCTACTCAAATTAGGGCGTGGAATATTaagaatatttatattatttatattatcttACCAGCATTACTTCCAGAAAGGGGAGGAACGGGAGAAGCAGTAGGTGACGGAAGTGCTCTGCTTGTATGGATGTTGCATTGGGATAGATGTAGTTGACACTGTTCTTTCCGTAAGATTGTGTGACCGCAGTACAGGCAGTGAAAGTGTGCAGCTGTTCTGCACTGGCGATTACACTTGCATATGAAATAACCTGTGAAGCACAGACATATATTCAAAGTCTTTGAGTCAGAGCACAATTTATGATCAATTGTTGTTGCAATTGTTACATTTCAGTCATATTGAAACTGAAGAAAATAAGTCAAACAATTATTGTCCTACCTTCATGCCGCACTGCCTGTTTGAGGTGGTTGCTCATATGAGTTTTGAAATTAAACTGCAGCTTACTACTGTAGCTGCAGCAGGGACACGTGTAAACACCACCCACACAGAATGGTTCAGGGTCGGGATTGTCCTTAAAGTGTGATGGATGCTGTGAATCCAAACAAATCACATTAACCTAATTTTATTGAGACCAAAATGACAGATACATCAGATAATATGTCACATATTAAAGGAAAGAGGAAAACAAACTCAACACAACTATAGATGACTATAGATTGTCCAGGAGCCGGTGGACTGAAAAAGAAATTTGAAGAATTTTTTTCTCGCTAAAGTTATAGATTTGGGGTAGCTACTCAAGGTTCAGAAGGGTGCCTGGTGATATCCCTCGGGCAACTTCATCTATTTGGCTTTATCCACTAATATCCTATACATTCTATGTCAAGATACTACAGGAGAAAACGTATCTAGCCTAATATTCACATTAATacgtttattttgtattgcaattttttttttaattgtatgtcCGTAAAAGTAAATG
Encoded proteins:
- the aldh8a1 gene encoding 2-aminomuconic semialdehyde dehydrogenase; amino-acid sequence: MSTSSEHQTHLVLENYIGGKFVACGDSIDSYDPSTGQVYCSVPDSGQDEVNAAVAAAKEAFPDWSSRSPEQRAQVLNKLADLIEANLDEFAQAESKDQGKTLAFARTVDIPRSVHNFRFFASSVLHHTNDSTQMDHMGCLNYTVRSPVGVAGLISPWNLPLYLLTWKIAPAVAAGNTVVAKPSEMTSVTAWMMCKLMQEAGVPPGVINIVFGSGPKAGDTLVGHPDVPLVSFTGSTATAQRITERSAPYCKKLSLELGGKNPALIFADADLEQCVATTVRSSFSNQGEICLCTSRVYVERSIYPQFLEKFVAAARKWKTGAPSDPGSNNGALISKEHLEKVRSFVALARSEGATVHCGEGVDRLELPAQHAGGYFLPATVLTGVADSSRVMQEEIFGPVVCVSPFDTEEEAVARGNNVRFGLGAVVWSRDVGRVHRVAGRIQAGLVWTNCWLIRDLNLPFGGMKSSGTGREGGRDSYHFFTEVKTICVKH